A single region of the Arthrobacter sp. zg-Y20 genome encodes:
- a CDS encoding CoA-binding protein → MSAETPSGTAGDSGTRTWTGPTAAERLALLRGARTIAIVGVSDKPSRASYFVATYLLSSSRYRVYFVNPAAKRILGQPVYAALADLPEAPDIVDVFRRHEDLPGVLEEAKAAGAKNLWLQLGSWHEEVARDAEAAGIGVVMDRCVKIEHARFHGGLNLAGFNTGVISSRRQLTV, encoded by the coding sequence ATGTCCGCTGAAACTCCTTCCGGCACCGCCGGAGATTCCGGAACCAGGACTTGGACCGGTCCGACGGCGGCGGAACGCCTGGCGCTGCTGCGCGGTGCCCGGACCATCGCCATTGTGGGAGTCTCGGACAAACCATCGCGTGCCTCTTACTTCGTGGCCACGTACCTGCTCTCCTCGTCCCGCTACCGGGTCTATTTCGTGAACCCCGCGGCGAAACGGATCCTGGGCCAGCCCGTGTACGCCGCGCTGGCGGACCTTCCCGAAGCACCGGACATTGTGGATGTGTTCCGCCGCCACGAAGACCTGCCCGGGGTGCTGGAGGAAGCAAAGGCTGCGGGGGCAAAGAACCTGTGGCTACAGCTGGGGTCATGGCACGAAGAAGTGGCCAGGGACGCCGAAGCAGCCGGCATTGGGGTGGTAATGGACCGGTGCGTGAAGATCGAGCACGCCCGGTTCCACGGCGGGCTGAACCTCGCCGGCTTCAACACCGGAGTGATTTCCTCCCGGCGCCAGCTAACGGTGTAG
- a CDS encoding O-acetylhomoserine aminocarboxypropyltransferase/cysteine synthase family protein, which yields MSEHQFGFRTRALHAGGTPDALHGARAVPIYQSTSFVFKDTADAANLFSLQKYGSIYSRIGNPTVAAFEERIASLEGGIGAVATASGMSAEFLTFAALCSAGDHIVASAQLYGGTVTQLDVTLRRFGIETTFVPGTDPADYAGAVQENTKAVYAEVVANPSGDVTDIEGLARVAHDAGVPLILDATLSTPYLVQPFTHGADIVIHSATKFLGGHGTTLGGVIVESGRFNWGNGKFPAMTEPVPSYGNVSWWGNFGEYGFLTKLRSEQLRDIGPSLSATSAFALLQGVETLAQRLDEHVRNALAVAQWLEADPRVSWVSYAGLPSHPHHERARKYLPKGPGSVFSFGVAGGRAAGQVFIESLQLASHLANVGDSRTLVIHPASTTHQQLSPDQLSAAGVSEDLVRISVGLEDLADILWDLDSALTAAAGTSAAGAAASGAADLSKETADVR from the coding sequence ATGAGTGAGCACCAGTTCGGGTTCCGCACCCGCGCCCTGCACGCCGGCGGCACCCCCGACGCCCTGCACGGGGCACGCGCGGTACCCATCTACCAGTCCACGTCCTTTGTCTTCAAGGACACGGCCGACGCCGCGAACCTGTTCTCGCTGCAGAAGTACGGCAGCATCTACTCTCGGATCGGCAACCCGACTGTTGCGGCCTTCGAAGAACGCATCGCCTCCCTCGAAGGCGGAATCGGAGCCGTGGCGACGGCGTCGGGCATGTCCGCTGAGTTCCTCACCTTCGCCGCACTCTGTTCCGCCGGCGACCACATTGTCGCCTCCGCCCAGCTGTACGGCGGCACCGTCACCCAGCTGGACGTCACGCTGCGCCGGTTCGGCATCGAAACCACATTCGTGCCCGGCACGGACCCGGCGGACTATGCCGGCGCGGTGCAGGAGAACACCAAGGCCGTTTATGCCGAAGTCGTGGCCAACCCAAGCGGAGACGTCACAGACATCGAAGGCCTGGCCCGGGTGGCGCATGACGCCGGGGTGCCGCTGATCCTGGACGCCACCCTCAGCACGCCTTACCTGGTGCAGCCCTTCACGCATGGTGCGGACATTGTGATCCACTCGGCCACGAAGTTCCTCGGCGGGCACGGCACCACCCTGGGCGGCGTCATTGTGGAAAGCGGCCGGTTCAACTGGGGCAACGGGAAGTTCCCGGCCATGACCGAACCGGTGCCCAGCTACGGCAACGTTTCCTGGTGGGGCAACTTCGGGGAATACGGTTTCCTGACCAAGCTGCGCTCGGAACAGCTGCGCGACATAGGCCCCTCACTCAGTGCGACGTCGGCGTTCGCCCTCCTGCAGGGAGTGGAGACGCTGGCCCAGCGCCTCGACGAACACGTGCGCAACGCCTTGGCGGTGGCGCAGTGGCTGGAAGCGGACCCGCGGGTGTCCTGGGTCAGCTACGCCGGACTGCCCTCCCATCCGCACCACGAACGGGCGCGCAAATACCTGCCCAAGGGCCCCGGGTCAGTGTTCAGTTTTGGCGTGGCCGGGGGCCGGGCAGCTGGACAGGTGTTCATCGAATCCCTGCAACTGGCCTCGCACCTGGCCAACGTAGGTGATTCCCGGACGCTGGTGATCCACCCGGCCTCCACCACCCACCAGCAGCTCTCCCCTGACCAGCTCTCCGCCGCCGGAGTATCCGAGGACCTGGTGCGCATTTCCGTGGGGCTGGAGGACCTGGCGGACATCCTCTGGGACCTGGACTCGGCCCTGACCGCAGCCGCCGGCACCAGTGCCGCCGGTGCCGCCGCCAGCGGTGCCGCCGACCTTTCGAAGGAGACCGCCGATGTCCGCTGA
- a CDS encoding ABC transporter permease gives MSTAAAPVPATPTLSPASAPAVPAVPAAAAAPGRAGSLLHRRPVRLALGLLVPALLLAAWQLAATAGTFSPVQLPSPAAVYTAAADLLQRGQLGRHVAISTQRVLIGFALGSTLGLALGALLGLSRLAETLLGPAIGALRAVPSLAWVPLLILWLKIGEDSKITLITIGAFFPVFTTVALALRHVDRNLVEAARAFGLHGLKLLTTVQLPAVVPAVFSGLRLALAQSWLFLVAAELIASSMGLGFLLTDSQNNGRTDRLFLAIILLAVLGKATDAVLGLAQNRAVKKWT, from the coding sequence ATGAGTACTGCTGCCGCCCCGGTACCGGCCACACCCACCCTCTCTCCGGCCAGCGCACCGGCAGTTCCTGCAGTACCGGCGGCCGCAGCGGCACCGGGCCGCGCCGGATCATTACTGCACCGCCGGCCGGTGCGGCTGGCCCTGGGCCTGCTGGTTCCGGCCCTGCTGCTGGCCGCATGGCAGCTCGCCGCCACTGCCGGGACCTTCAGCCCGGTCCAGCTGCCCTCCCCCGCCGCGGTGTACACCGCGGCCGCGGACCTGCTCCAGCGCGGACAGCTGGGCCGCCATGTTGCCATTTCCACCCAGCGGGTCCTGATCGGCTTCGCGCTCGGCTCCACCCTGGGCCTGGCATTGGGGGCACTGCTGGGTCTGTCCCGGCTGGCCGAGACCCTGCTGGGACCGGCCATCGGCGCCCTGCGGGCCGTGCCCTCCCTGGCCTGGGTGCCGCTGTTGATCCTGTGGCTGAAGATCGGCGAGGATTCGAAAATCACCCTGATCACCATCGGCGCGTTTTTCCCGGTGTTCACCACAGTGGCCTTGGCCCTGCGGCATGTTGACCGGAACCTGGTGGAGGCCGCGCGGGCCTTCGGCCTGCACGGGCTGAAGCTGCTGACCACCGTGCAGCTGCCCGCCGTGGTGCCGGCGGTTTTCTCCGGACTGCGGCTGGCCCTGGCCCAGTCCTGGCTGTTCCTGGTAGCCGCCGAACTCATCGCTTCCTCCATGGGGCTGGGGTTCCTGCTGACGGATTCCCAGAACAACGGGCGGACCGACCGGTTGTTCCTGGCAATCATCCTGCTGGCCGTGCTCGGCAAGGCGACCGACGCCGTCCTGGGGCTGGCACAGAACCGGGCGGTGAAGAAATGGACGTGA
- a CDS encoding aliphatic sulfonate ABC transporter substrate-binding protein, producing MFSRSSLPARFSLPSRTARTLGALAAVAALSLTGCVAGEDTTGASAVQDADGGTLTIDFATYNPLSLIIKDQGWLEDSLADDGVTVEWVQSAGSNKANENLRSGAIDIGSTAGSAALLNRANGSKIKAIDVFSQPEWSALVVGADSGITSVADLAGKSVAATKGTDPYFFLVQALDEAGLSLSDVTVEQLQHADGRAALDNGSVDAWAGLDPIMAGAEQNGARLVYRNLDFNTYGLLAANESFLEENPEQAQAVVNAYEKARAWAAEHPDETAGILADVAGLDPAVAKTVILERSNLDVDPAPGEDQRRVLAKIGPTLVETGDVASQEQVDEALAGLLEDTYVSKADPDAVAASR from the coding sequence ATGTTCAGCCGATCTTCCCTCCCTGCCCGTTTTTCCCTCCCATCCCGCACGGCCCGCACCCTTGGCGCCCTCGCCGCCGTCGCCGCCCTGTCCCTGACCGGCTGCGTGGCCGGAGAAGACACCACCGGCGCGTCCGCCGTCCAGGACGCCGACGGCGGAACGCTCACCATCGACTTCGCTACCTACAACCCGCTGAGCCTGATCATCAAGGACCAAGGCTGGCTGGAGGACTCCCTGGCGGATGACGGCGTGACGGTCGAGTGGGTACAGTCCGCCGGCTCCAACAAGGCCAATGAGAACCTGCGTTCCGGGGCCATCGATATCGGTTCCACCGCCGGCTCCGCGGCCCTGCTCAACCGGGCCAACGGCTCGAAGATCAAGGCCATTGACGTGTTCTCCCAGCCGGAATGGTCCGCCCTGGTGGTGGGCGCGGATTCCGGCATCACCTCCGTGGCGGACCTGGCCGGCAAGTCCGTGGCTGCCACCAAGGGCACCGACCCGTACTTCTTCCTGGTCCAGGCCCTGGACGAGGCGGGACTCAGCCTGTCCGACGTCACGGTGGAACAGCTGCAGCACGCCGACGGGCGTGCTGCCCTGGACAACGGTTCCGTGGATGCGTGGGCGGGGTTGGATCCCATCATGGCCGGGGCGGAACAGAACGGGGCCCGGCTGGTCTACCGCAATCTGGACTTCAACACGTACGGCCTGCTCGCGGCCAACGAATCCTTCCTCGAGGAGAACCCGGAGCAGGCGCAGGCAGTGGTCAACGCTTATGAAAAGGCCCGCGCCTGGGCCGCGGAGCACCCGGACGAGACGGCAGGGATCTTGGCCGACGTCGCAGGACTGGACCCCGCCGTCGCCAAGACCGTGATCCTCGAACGCAGCAACCTGGACGTGGACCCGGCTCCGGGAGAGGACCAGCGCCGCGTCCTGGCCAAAATCGGCCCGACCCTGGTGGAAACCGGGGACGTCGCCAGCCAGGAACAGGTTGATGAGGCGCTGGCCGGCCTGCTGGAGGATACCTACGTCAGCAAGGCCGACCCTGATGCCGTGGCGGCGTCCCGATGA
- a CDS encoding ABC transporter ATP-binding protein, protein MTAVLASSTPASGTAQPAGPALPITFDRLGRSFGTGNDEHVVLRDVSFDVVPGEVLAVLGASGCGKSTLLRAAAGLDRPSSGAVLIGGKPVNGISEQCAVAFQEPRLLPWQTLQANIAIGLPKSSSASRGKARVAELLDLVGLTAFAKHRPRAVSGGMAQRASLARALAREPGVLLLDEPFGALDALTRLKMQDLLLSLHRAAPATVLLVTHDVDEALQLADRIIVLGTEPGAPGATITNVVAVPGDRPRDRASAELARMRGELLALLGVERR, encoded by the coding sequence ATGACAGCAGTTCTGGCTTCTTCCACGCCCGCTTCCGGCACCGCCCAGCCGGCCGGGCCCGCCCTTCCGATCACGTTTGACCGGCTCGGCCGCAGCTTCGGCACCGGCAATGACGAACACGTAGTCCTGCGGGACGTCAGTTTCGACGTTGTCCCGGGGGAGGTACTGGCCGTTCTCGGGGCCAGCGGCTGCGGCAAATCCACCCTGCTGCGCGCTGCGGCCGGCCTGGACCGGCCTTCCTCCGGCGCCGTCCTGATCGGCGGCAAGCCGGTGAACGGCATCAGTGAGCAGTGCGCCGTCGCCTTCCAGGAGCCGCGGCTGCTGCCGTGGCAAACCCTGCAAGCCAACATTGCAATCGGCCTGCCCAAATCCTCAAGCGCCAGCCGGGGCAAGGCCCGCGTGGCCGAACTTTTGGACCTCGTGGGGCTGACCGCCTTCGCCAAGCACCGGCCCCGGGCGGTGTCCGGCGGCATGGCGCAGCGGGCTTCACTGGCCCGGGCACTGGCGCGTGAGCCCGGTGTCCTGCTGCTGGACGAACCCTTCGGGGCCCTGGATGCCCTGACCCGGCTGAAGATGCAGGACCTGCTCCTGTCCCTGCACCGGGCAGCCCCCGCCACGGTACTGCTGGTCACCCATGACGTGGATGAGGCCCTCCAGCTGGCGGACCGCATCATTGTGCTGGGCACCGAACCGGGGGCACCCGGCGCAACCATCACCAACGTTGTCGCTGTACCCGGCGACCGTCCGCGGGACCGCGCCTCGGCGGAACTGGCCCGAATGCGCGGCGAGCTCCTGGCCCTGCTGGGCGTCGAACGCCGCTAG
- a CDS encoding alpha/beta fold hydrolase encodes MEPSASGTVSSADGTPIAWSRQGSGPPLAIVGPLLAHRSSRATAALAGILSRNHTVYTYDRRGIGESGIGEEYTAESDVDDLLAVLQVAGESTDLYGFDEGAFLALRAAEESVVVNRVVALEPALAPAEGEDELLVMQTEIEGLGGISVPVLILAGSGSADETRDLAQRAADALESGEFRLLEADAGGVPDAAVAEAIESFLD; translated from the coding sequence ATGGAACCCAGCGCCTCCGGAACTGTTTCGTCCGCAGACGGAACGCCCATCGCCTGGTCCCGCCAGGGCAGCGGCCCGCCGCTGGCCATAGTCGGTCCCCTCCTGGCGCACCGGAGCAGCCGCGCGACGGCGGCCCTCGCAGGCATCCTGTCCCGGAACCACACTGTGTACACCTATGACCGCCGGGGTATCGGGGAAAGCGGGATCGGTGAGGAATACACGGCCGAATCCGACGTGGATGACCTGCTGGCCGTGCTCCAGGTGGCCGGCGAATCAACGGACCTTTACGGCTTTGACGAGGGAGCGTTCCTGGCGCTGCGGGCCGCCGAGGAGTCGGTGGTGGTCAACCGGGTGGTGGCGCTGGAACCCGCCCTCGCCCCGGCGGAGGGCGAGGACGAACTGCTCGTGATGCAGACCGAAATCGAAGGACTCGGCGGCATCAGCGTCCCGGTCCTCATCCTGGCGGGCAGCGGCAGTGCCGATGAGACGCGGGATCTTGCCCAACGGGCTGCCGATGCCTTGGAATCCGGGGAGTTCCGGCTGCTGGAGGCGGATGCGGGCGGCGTGCCCGACGCCGCGGTGGCAGAGGCCATCGAGTCTTTCCTGGACTGA
- a CDS encoding CoA-binding protein gives MSQLNSASTAHANDPEVLRRLLTTPARWAVVGLSNNPLRTAVGVSRYVQDTLGMEIIPVSLKGDDVHGNKGYRKLSEVPGSIDVVDCFVNSSRVGDIVDQAIAVGAKAVWLQLGVVDEAAVARAKAAGLDVVMDTCPVIEAPRFGL, from the coding sequence ATGTCCCAGCTCAATTCCGCCAGCACCGCACACGCCAACGATCCGGAGGTTCTGCGCCGGCTCCTGACCACGCCTGCCCGGTGGGCCGTGGTGGGCCTGTCAAACAACCCGCTGCGCACCGCCGTCGGCGTCTCGCGCTACGTCCAGGACACCCTGGGCATGGAGATCATCCCGGTCAGCCTCAAAGGGGATGACGTGCACGGCAACAAGGGGTACCGGAAACTCAGCGAGGTTCCGGGCAGTATCGACGTGGTGGACTGCTTCGTGAATTCCTCCCGGGTGGGTGACATTGTGGACCAGGCCATCGCGGTGGGTGCCAAGGCGGTGTGGCTGCAGCTGGGCGTAGTGGACGAAGCGGCGGTCGCCCGCGCGAAGGCCGCCGGACTCGACGTCGTGATGGACACCTGCCCTGTGATCGAAGCCCCGCGCTTTGGCCTGTAA
- a CDS encoding DUF1206 domain-containing protein has translation MSRVSQVEQRTVGVAQENGNGGPVAETAERAADSRTFERIARLGYVASGIVHVVIGAIALQIDAGRSGNADTNGAVAALAHQPAGYLLLWFCFIGCFALALFQFSRIFLAGQRLSDKELWKDRARDASQAIVYAGIGSIFGSFALGRGSNDGSSSSVSWTARLLAVPAGQWLLGIAGLVVVGIGGYFIFKGATRRFRGNLTGVAGRVWNRAVDITGVAGYIAKGISLVVLGILLTLAAVKSDPEQSTGLDGALHTLRDQPFGVVALAAVGIGLMLYGLYIGIIRARFAKL, from the coding sequence GTGTCCCGCGTATCGCAGGTAGAGCAGAGGACGGTTGGTGTGGCGCAGGAGAACGGCAACGGCGGGCCCGTGGCGGAAACAGCGGAGCGTGCCGCGGATTCCCGGACCTTCGAGCGGATTGCCCGGCTGGGCTATGTGGCCAGCGGGATAGTGCACGTGGTCATTGGTGCCATCGCCCTGCAGATCGACGCCGGCCGGTCCGGCAACGCGGACACCAACGGCGCCGTGGCCGCTCTGGCGCACCAGCCGGCGGGTTACCTGCTGCTCTGGTTCTGCTTCATCGGCTGCTTCGCCCTGGCGCTGTTCCAGTTCAGCCGGATCTTCTTGGCGGGCCAGCGACTGTCGGACAAGGAGCTGTGGAAGGACCGCGCCCGCGACGCCAGCCAGGCCATTGTGTACGCGGGCATCGGCAGCATCTTTGGCTCCTTCGCCTTGGGCCGCGGCAGCAATGACGGCAGCTCATCCTCCGTCAGCTGGACCGCACGGCTGCTGGCCGTTCCGGCCGGGCAGTGGCTGCTGGGGATCGCCGGCCTGGTGGTTGTGGGCATTGGCGGGTACTTCATCTTCAAGGGAGCCACCCGGCGCTTCCGCGGCAACCTGACCGGAGTGGCCGGACGGGTTTGGAATCGTGCCGTGGATATCACCGGCGTAGCCGGCTACATCGCCAAGGGCATCTCGCTGGTGGTCCTGGGCATCCTGCTGACCCTGGCCGCCGTGAAGTCGGATCCGGAACAGTCCACCGGCCTCGACGGCGCCCTGCACACGCTGCGCGACCAGCCGTTCGGTGTGGTTGCCCTGGCTGCGGTGGGCATCGGCCTGATGCTCTACGGTCTGTACATCGGCATCATCAGGGCCCGTTTCGCGAAGCTGTAG
- a CDS encoding MmcQ/YjbR family DNA-binding protein, translated as MDARELRQMCLALPGAFEDFPFGPETSVFKVRAAGGRAKMFAMSSLQVDPLLVSLKCEPELALQLRAAHPEITGAWHMNKTHWNQVEVAAGLARDMIRDLVEDSYDLVVASLPKKDRESLAWKGLAEA; from the coding sequence ATGGATGCGCGTGAGCTGAGGCAGATGTGTTTGGCCCTGCCCGGGGCGTTCGAGGACTTTCCGTTCGGGCCGGAAACATCCGTGTTCAAGGTGCGGGCAGCCGGCGGGCGGGCGAAGATGTTCGCCATGTCGTCATTACAGGTGGACCCCCTGCTGGTCAGCCTCAAATGCGAGCCGGAGTTGGCGCTGCAGCTGCGTGCCGCTCATCCGGAGATCACCGGCGCGTGGCACATGAACAAAACCCACTGGAACCAGGTGGAGGTGGCCGCCGGGCTGGCCCGGGACATGATCCGGGACCTGGTGGAAGACTCCTATGACCTGGTGGTGGCTTCGCTGCCGAAAAAGGACCGCGAATCACTGGCCTGGAAGGGACTCGCGGAGGCATGA
- a CDS encoding DUF1990 domain-containing protein produces the protein MNSQHRELTYPDPGRTERPYPSPMTDRWPAGYRLVLRKEELAVADPAAAFLRLAGGLLDWDVHRGAGLWVAPATPRAAPGVEMASGIGLGKVRYYAPCRVLWAAEPVLDDAGTPLPGQRAGFGYGTLRWHPERGEEGFYAELDDDGRLYFRIAAYSRPANAMIGAANAVNVRVQQFFTNRYFAAAYRLVSDS, from the coding sequence ATGAACAGCCAGCACCGGGAGCTGACCTACCCGGACCCCGGGCGGACCGAGCGGCCATACCCCTCGCCCATGACGGACCGCTGGCCGGCGGGATACCGGCTGGTCCTGCGCAAGGAGGAGCTGGCCGTGGCTGATCCGGCAGCAGCGTTCCTGCGGCTTGCGGGCGGCCTGCTGGATTGGGACGTGCACCGCGGGGCGGGCCTGTGGGTGGCTCCGGCGACGCCGCGGGCTGCGCCCGGCGTTGAGATGGCCTCCGGGATCGGGCTGGGGAAGGTGCGGTACTACGCTCCGTGCCGGGTGCTGTGGGCGGCGGAACCGGTGCTGGATGACGCCGGGACGCCGCTGCCCGGGCAACGGGCCGGGTTCGGCTACGGGACACTGCGTTGGCACCCGGAAAGGGGCGAAGAGGGGTTTTATGCGGAGCTCGACGACGACGGGCGCCTGTACTTCCGGATCGCGGCCTACAGCCGTCCGGCCAACGCCATGATCGGTGCAGCCAATGCCGTCAACGTCCGGGTTCAGCAGTTCTTCACCAACCGGTATTTTGCGGCTGCCTACCGGCTGGTGTCCGACAGCTGA
- a CDS encoding GNAT family N-acetyltransferase, which produces MSIIPENRAADAGLPTERLSLDLMTVNEVDALIIQTRGTDWAPDFPQPADYDAARRAFEAGLLTPAAAAFGIRMIRERSTSLVVGTIGFEGIPLDRAVEVTYNVVPSCRGQGYAAEALITLTRFVLTRPMVEEVLAFTEPTNEASQSVLLSAGFLPQEESDMVLRFSFRRSQLSDTSR; this is translated from the coding sequence GTGAGCATAATCCCCGAAAACCGCGCAGCCGACGCCGGCCTCCCCACTGAGCGTTTGTCGTTGGACCTGATGACGGTGAACGAGGTGGACGCCCTGATCATCCAGACCCGGGGGACGGACTGGGCGCCGGACTTTCCGCAGCCCGCGGACTACGACGCAGCCCGGCGTGCGTTTGAAGCCGGGCTGCTGACTCCGGCGGCCGCTGCCTTCGGCATCCGCATGATCCGTGAACGCTCCACCTCCCTGGTGGTGGGCACCATCGGCTTCGAAGGGATCCCGCTGGACCGGGCTGTGGAGGTCACGTACAACGTGGTGCCGTCCTGCCGGGGCCAGGGGTATGCGGCCGAGGCGCTGATCACCCTCACCCGGTTCGTCCTGACCCGTCCCATGGTGGAAGAGGTCCTGGCCTTCACCGAACCCACCAATGAAGCTTCCCAATCGGTGCTCCTGAGCGCCGGATTCCTGCCGCAGGAAGAAAGCGACATGGTGCTGCGGTTCAGTTTCCGCCGCTCTCAGCTGTCGGACACCAGCCGGTAG